GCTACTCCTTCGGCGCCCGCGTCGCCTTCGAGTCGGCACACCTGCTCGAGGCGGCGGGGGAGCAGGTGGAGCACCTCTTCCTGATCGCGCCGGGCTCCCCGAAGGTCCGGTCGTCGGAGGCGGGGCGGGGGACGGGCGGGGCGACGTACGACAACCCGGCGTTCGTGACGATCCTGTACTCGGTCTTCGCGGGAGCGATCGACGCGAACGTGACGGCGGGGGACCGGGAGGGCTTCGTGGCGTACGTCGCGGAGAACTTCCCGGCCCTGGACCCGGACCTGATCTCCCGGATCGTCGCGATCGTCGAGGAGACCTTCGAGTTCACGTACACCTTCCGGGAGTTGACGGAGCGGCAGGTGAAGTGCCCGGTGACGCTCTTCAAGGCGGAAGGCGACGACTACTCCTTCCTCGAGCGGGCCACGGGCTGGTCCACCCGCCCGCCGACGGTCGTGGAACTGGACGCGGACCACTACAGCCTGCTGCGCCGGCCGGACCTGACGGAGCTGGTCAAGAAGATCCGCTACCGCCTGGGGCTGTAGCGTCGCCGTCCCCCGTGACCGGGGGCTTGGTGTGAAGGATGGCCCGGGCCTGTTCGGCGGCCCGGGCCGTGCTTTCGGAGACGAAGTCGAGGAAGCGGGCGACGTTCTCCAGGCGGTGGCCGGCCGGAGTGTCGGAGCCGAGGACGGTGACGCCCTGCCGCGCGGTCTCGACGATCTGCGCGATGGACCGGGCGGAGGCCGTCATCGCCTGGTACCAGACGTCGTCGTCGACGACGTAGCGCTCGCGGCGGCGGTCGTCGCGCTCCCGGCGGATGAGGTCCTGGCTGTCGAGGAACGCGACGGCCTTGGAGACGGACGCCGGGCTGACCTGGAGGCGCTCGGAGAGCTCGGACGCGGTGAGACTGCCCGTGTCCGCGAGCGTGAGGCTGGCCATGACGCGGGCCATCATCTTGGGCATGCCCGAGGCCATCATGACGGTCGTGAGCGTCTCCTCGTACGCGCGCACGGCCTCGGCGTCGCGCCCATGGGCCTGCGGGGCGGCGGAAGTCCCCTTGGGTGCGGCCGGCTTGCGGCGGTGGGCGCGGTGCTCGGTGGCGCGGTGGGCGAGGTCGGCGCGGTAGTTGGTGGGGCCGCCGTTGCGCATGACCTCGCGGGTGATGGTCGAGGTCGGGCGTTCGAGGCGGCGGGCGATCTCCGCGTACGCGAGGCCGTCGGCGAGCCCCAACGCGATCTGCTGACGTTCGGGCTGGGTGAGCCTGCCTCCGGGCATCGCGGTCTCCTTCTTCGTCCGTTCGTCCGTGATGGCGTCAGCATAGCGTTCACCGGCAATCCATTGCAACGGCATGAAGGGGTGTTGTTGCATTAGATTCAGAACCATTGCAATGAAATCCATCAACTGACCTGCGTAGATCCTGTTTTCACGCAATGAAGTGCTTGCCGGAGTCTCGAACGCAACGTAGCTTTTCCTTCATCGGAAAGAGCGAGGCGAACAAGCGCCCGCTCCACACGAAGGAGAAGCACCATGCAGAACTTCGCCACCCCCGCCGCCATCGTCGCCACCTTCGCCGTCCCCGCCGGCCGCATCCACCTCATCGCCGCCGACCGCACCGACACCACCGTCGAGGTCCTGCCGGCCGACCCCTCCAAGAGCCGCGACGTGAAGACGGCCGAGGAGACCGAAGTCGCCTACGCCGACGGTGTCCTGCGCATCGAGGTCCCGAAGCCGAAGAACCGGATCCTCGGACACGCCGGCGCCATCGAGGTGACGGTCCAGCTCCCGGCCGGCTCCCGGATCGAGGCCCAGGCCGCCGCCGCCGAACTCCGCGCCGTGGGCCGGCTCGGCGACGTCGCCTTCGAGGGCGCGTACAGCCGGATCAAGGTCGACGAGGCCGCGACCCTCCGCCTCACCGCGGTCGACGGCGACGTCGAGGTCGGCCGCCTGGCCGGCTCCGCCGAGATCAGCACCGCACGGGGTGACATCCGCATCGCCGAGGCGGTGGGCGGCTCGGTCGTCCTGAACACCCAGATGGGCGACATCACGGTCGGCGCCGCGGCGGGCGTCTCCGCCTCCCTGGACGCCGGTACGGCCTACGGCCGGGTCGCCAACTCCCTGAAGAACGACGGCGCTCCGGGCCTGATCATCCAGGCGACGACGGCGTACGGCGACATCGCGGCCCGCAGCCTGTAACCCACCCCCTCGTTCCGACCCGCAGCCTCCAAGGAGCACGCACCATGACCACCCAGGCCATCGCAGCGAACGGGCTGCGGAAGTCCTACGGCGACAAGGTCGTCCTCGACGGCATCGACCTGACCGTCCCCGAGGGCTCGATCTTCGCCCTGCTCGGCCCGAACGGCGCGGGCAAGACGACCGCCGTGAAGATCCTGTCCACCCTCATCACCGCCGACGGCGGCCAGGCCCGGGTGGCGGGCCACGACCTCACGGCCGAAGCACAGTCCGTCCGGGCCGCGATCGGCGTGACGGGCCAGTTCTCCGCGGTCGACGGCCTGATCACGGGCGAGGAGAACATGCTCCTGATG
The DNA window shown above is from Streptomyces vietnamensis and carries:
- a CDS encoding GbsR/MarR family transcriptional regulator; translated protein: MPGGRLTQPERQQIALGLADGLAYAEIARRLERPTSTITREVMRNGGPTNYRADLAHRATEHRAHRRKPAAPKGTSAAPQAHGRDAEAVRAYEETLTTVMMASGMPKMMARVMASLTLADTGSLTASELSERLQVSPASVSKAVAFLDSQDLIRRERDDRRRERYVVDDDVWYQAMTASARSIAQIVETARQGVTVLGSDTPAGHRLENVARFLDFVSESTARAAEQARAILHTKPPVTGDGDATAPGGSGSS
- a CDS encoding DUF4097 family beta strand repeat-containing protein, yielding MQNFATPAAIVATFAVPAGRIHLIAADRTDTTVEVLPADPSKSRDVKTAEETEVAYADGVLRIEVPKPKNRILGHAGAIEVTVQLPAGSRIEAQAAAAELRAVGRLGDVAFEGAYSRIKVDEAATLRLTAVDGDVEVGRLAGSAEISTARGDIRIAEAVGGSVVLNTQMGDITVGAAAGVSASLDAGTAYGRVANSLKNDGAPGLIIQATTAYGDIAARSL